The sequence GAAAAAGGGAAATGAATAATTATAGAATTAACTATTTTGTATTGTTGTAATGGATTGTATGTTATTGgaacatgaatttttttagtaaGAATTACGTGTGACTTGATCCCTCACAAGCGGTTTGTCCGCCTAGGACTTTTACCTAGGTGCAGCCGCTGACAAAAAtttacttattattattttattgagtttagTTCTGACCTTGTCGTTGGTCCTGAAACTTGGTCGAAACCGAGGTGTGATTAGATAATTGTTCATACTCCCATTTGACTAAGGGAGGGTTGGGTTAGTGTGTTATGATCAAAGTAGGGGTAAAACCCGTTTGGAATGTTATACGATTTGGGTTGAGGCCTTAAACTACCTGTGCAGATATTAGGATGTTAAACGTCACATGATGGAAATTAGGAAGTTATATTAAATGGATTACAATGAGCATGCATAATTAGTTTGAATTCACTAATTGCATCGTTTAATTTCCTTGTTTGATTTAAGAGCATTGCTAATGTTCTGCTTCGAATCATTTGAAGGCCGGAGGCCTATATGTAAACTATATGATGTATCCGATGTGTGTTGCCAATTCTGGATattaaattgtgatttttaacaggttgaaaatttgggaaatgCTCAATATACAGGGGAGgctctgccgaaattttggcagaaagtctcgtactctttttccttaattttggAAAAGAGGATTTAGTTCAGAAGTGAGTCCGGCATCGgtgtgatgtcaggaattccatAGGATTCGTTTTAGGTTCAGAGGAATTCGGGGAATGTCCTGTCAAGAAAAGTTGTTGCATCTCTACTCAACTTCGAAGGTGCATTCTAGGTGTTCCACGAAAATCCTAAATGAAACCAAGTCTGTGTTGCTTCAGTTGCACGttgtgcatatatatatatatatatatataaaattttaattctgACCAAAACGATGCGGTTTGGACTAggctttaaaaataaaaaataaaaaagagaaaacatggACTGccatttcaaaatataatgCGACGCCATTTGCTTGTATTagtaatgaaaatataatgcGACGTTTTCATGATATGAAAACTCGTCAACAAAAGTTGTAGGTTATTTGtaatgttttttattttatttatgatttatGAATAACATtggtattgtttaaattataaagatACTTTGTTgtcaattatttttaaaaaattataagtaTAATTGGATATTTGGTATTGCACCTTCGCTAAAAATTCTTGGGTCTGCCAATGCTTCCATGACATCTTAGTTATGTGTGTGAAATCCTCATTCCCTGCAGTTTAAACTATTGTttgtacttaaaaaaaatatctctttgataaattcttttaaaaagagTATCTATTTTGACTACATTTTGTTTGGAGTCTTTCTCTTCATGTAGTCTTGAATTTTCTAGCCATGACATAGAAACAGATTTTTGGGTATAATGAGCGAAAATAATAACTTATATCGAAGGTTCAAAGGTTTGCGACTTTTATGACGTTTTTTTTGAGAAACTCTAGAACtctctttcaaaaaaaaaaaaaaacagaaggcTTCTCCTATTTATCTTCgttttattatgattttcctcTAGCCATCACAGTCAGTTGCATAACAGCGTCAAATCTCCACTTGTGTTTTggcgtcggatctccaccaccatcccTTTTGCAGTTTCTTTCAGTTTGAAATAAGTCGTAAAGACTCTTTGAGTTctttgtgtagttttcacatctccttttgtgagagcttttcacctctcctttgtgagagttttatttgtattgttatggcttgattttttcaagctttatatcattttttattattattcagagtttgcaatcttagttgggatgcctatgccagagtttcttcgatcttgcGTGATTATTAATAGAAACGCAccaaattgtcttaattttgatgttacaTCGTTCAGTTATTGTTATGGCTCTTTGTGACTAGTGGCTTTTTTTActaaattatgaatgcaatcacaTAATTTCTccgaaaacaaaaaaagagttcAAAGGTTCATGATACTAAAGAGGTCATGTTGTCAAAACAATGTTATTGTGACCGAACTTACTACTTTTTCCCATTTCTTTTTATGTATTGTATGATTTCATGTATGATTGATTCTAAGACTATTTTTATAGCACAAGGATAGCTTGAATTTTTATGAATACAAGCAATAGGTTAGAGTTTTTCGTTTTTAGTTTACCATTCACGATCACTCTTATTCTAAAATACATTCAAAATGGTActccaaaagtgaaaaatgatGAATTATCAAAAAGACCCATGTACTCATTTTGTGGAGGAATTTACAcaagtttctcaaaataaacaGAAGCCCAAGATGAAATGCAAATGAAATTACTATTAcagataaaaaaaaccaaaacgaAACAAGAACCCAATGAAGTGCAACAAAACAGTATTAATCTCGCATACAGATCACATTTCTGACATGCAATACAACAATTATTACCCTACAAACAATTTTGTCAACAAAAGCTTAATGCTGCAGCAGCAACCATAGCAACTGCAATGGAGACAATGCCATTAAATTTGGGGATCAGAGTAGGCACAGCACCAGACTTCGTCAATTCAGTAACAGGACTGTCATCAGATGATGACGTCTTTTTAGGCTTCTCTTGCACCGGAGCCGGTGCCGGTGAAGGTGGGTGATGCTTGGGAGCAAAAACACCATAAGGCTGGAGCACACTGTCAAGTTGGTAAATAGCAATTTGACTATCAGAGTAGACAGTACCTGAAATGGAGGTGTTGACAAGACCAGTTGATATGTTGACTGCCTTGCCTGATGTGGTAATGTTTAGAGGATACTCAAATCCATCTCCAGCTTGGGTCCTCACTGGGTTGCTGAGAGTTTGGAAGTTTTGGATTGTGAGAAAATCTGGGATCAGATGGAATTGTAAGAGCTGGACTTTTTGCTCATCGCTCAAAGAGTTGAGTGAGCCTGTGCTGAGCTTTGAGAAGGCACTGTCAGTGGGGGCTAAAACGGTGAGTTGGCTATTTGAGTTGTTGAGTTGTTTGTAGAGCTGGTTGTCTACTTGGGTGCTTTTCAAAAGGCGGATTAAGACATTGAAGCCACCTGctttttcaaggattttggtGATGTTGGTTGGGCCTGCAGGTGCAGGGGCATCAGCTGGTGGTGCTGGAACTGCTGGCCCTGTAATTGATGGGGCAGCTGGGGCAATTGGGGCTACTGGGGCAACTGGGGCAGCTGGGGTAGCTGGAGAGGCAGGAGCAGCCGGAGCAGCAGCAGGAGCTTGGGATATGATTTTGGTGCAATGGGAAAGGAAGATGAGTGTAAGTGTGAGTGAGAAAAGAGGCTGATTCTGAAGCTTCATCATCATGTTTTTGAGTGTGGTGGGTTTTGGCTTCTTAATTTGCTTGAAAACAAGTAATGCCAATGCAGGAGTGGTGCTTGCACTAGGTGTTTGATTGAATTTTGAGGGGAATGGAGAGGGTTTTTGTAAGTGGTGGGAGATGAGGGATTTAGGTGAGGAGGGTGATAATTATTTGATCAGTTATACAACCTTCGCAGTTAGCATGTCTGTCTTTGTTGGGAAGGTGAGAGAGAGGAAATGAATATACAGTGAGATTGTGGTGTTAGAGCTACTAGTTTGCTTTCATCTAATCATTTGGTGTTTAGGATTTGCCTAGTTAGATTGTGGCGTTAGAGCTACTAGTTAATTTGCTTTTATCTAATCATTTGGGGTTCAGGATTTACCTCCACAAAAGCCTAAAGCTTGTTTTGTttctaattaaaattttcttctattaaCTTCCTCCCCCGAAAATTAACATAGTGGTTGCGTACGAACCTTAGGTCCCCAAaattatcttctctttctcatatTATTCTGCTTTAGCTCCCTCCCTTTCTTCTCAATCTCTCTCTGAGCCTCTCTTTATTAAACAAATACGACATATGACTAGAGTTCTCCTAAGGTATACAATATtacaatttaaagaaaaatttactTTTCTAGATGGTTTTCTTTGGTTTAGGTAATTTGAGATGGTGATGCTTCGATGCAATTATCAAGTatctattttgattttttattacattttgTTTGGAgtgttttttcttcatgttgtcttaattttttattttttattttttatttttatttttattttttatttttattttttattttttatttttattttttatttttatacagaAACATATTTTTGGGTAGCGAAAAGAATATGTCTTTTTCATATATTAATACACAATGCATGGTAGGACGGGGAATTCTAGAGCCTCAATTTGAAGTAAGGGTGGAACCATGATTTTTCATGTaaattttggtaattttttgtggcttttgtttttatttttagattttCTTCGCAATGTTGCAGTTTCATCCAGATCAAGCTCAGTTTTGGCGTGCGATATGATCTCTGCTGTTCTGTGGTCTGGTGAGattgtatttgttttcttctcttttttttttgtttttctttgttctaaAGTGATTTTGTGgttcactcttttttttctactGTTGTTTCAGTTTTGACGTGAAGCTCTGTTTTTCTATTGTTGAGGTATGTGTTTTCTTTATCAGATCAGTTTTTATAAGTTGATTTTTCAACTCTTtgatgtaatttttattttagttatgGCTTTTTTTAGGTGTTGTTTAGTTGGGATTTTCGTAGATTTTGCTGTTGAGTTATGAGTACATTGAATTTGTTGTTCGTTTACAattttggtctttttttttctttttctttttttgttgattaTGTTTCGTTTTGATTTCTTTAGGCTACTTCTTTCTATGTGATGCATtgtagtttatattttttatttgttgatttgatttgtttaGGTTGTTTGTTACTTAGTTATGTCATGTAGTTTTTCGTCTTGATATGATGATTTTATTGTGTTAGCGGTTTTCCCATACTGGCTGGTGGCTtgtaatttttagtttttattttctttgggaTGTTGCTTACTCGGTGCTGCAAGAAGATAAACTAATGCTGCAAGATCCTAAAATGCATTGTTGTTTATGTCTAGTGAttttttactaatttattttcatttttcattttcaagggTAATAGAGGTTTGTGTGATTGCAAAGTGTACTTAGACGTCCGAAATAGtcaaaattggttttatttttgtttttgttagcGTTTACATCATTAATATCTACATTGTTTTGTTATAGAGTAGTAGTTAattatagtttttgtttttcgttgcaatttctttttttgtttgtagtttctgtttttgtttacttCATTGATATCACTTGAATTTGATAGTATTTTATCGTAATTTCTGTTAGCTATGTGAAGGTGTTTTTGCTCTTGCAATTCAGTTTGGTTGcttcttttagttttgttttgaatttgggaGGTGGTTTGGGTTATGTTTGTTATAGGTTGATGATCGGTTGTTGTTTTGAGGGTTGTTCGAGAGTCTTTGGCTCAAATTCGACAATACAGTTTCGGTTTCGGTACAATTTTTCCATAAAATTGTTGTGTTGTTTGCGTTTTAAGTACATTTGTTTAGGGGATCATTTCAGTTTTAGTTATGTTCTTTTTCtatagtttctttttttcttttcaattcatTAATATCTACATTATTTTGTTATAGAATAGTAGTTGATTGTAGTTTCTGTTTGTTTATTTCATTTACTATTTTTGTGTCACTTCACtgatatttatattattttgtgACACAGTAGTAGTTGATTGcaattttttgtctttttgcaatttttgtttttgttgtgtttttcttAGAGTTGTAAATTATTGAAGTTTCTGTGTTCGTTTTACTTCATTGATATCTACATTGTTTTGCTTTAGAGTAGTAGCttattgcttcttcttcttttttttttacactgttttgttttatattagTGGTTGATTgtagtttttgtgtttgtttcacTTCATTGGCATCTACCTTACTTTGTTATAAAATTAGTAGTTGAttgcagtttttgttttttatttattattataaggATTATGATTTATTATAGGTTGATGATCGATTATAGTTTTGGAGGTGGTTTTGGAGTGTTTGGATGAAATTCTGCAGTGCAGTTTTGGTTTCATATATTACAATTGGTTTTCTAGAATTTACATTTTAGGTACATTTGATAAAGGATCatttgggttttatttatattttttagggTAGTGcaatttatgtttttgttttactctatatatataaagcaaaatgcagagaatggtgaaacattcaaaataccagaaaatgtaattggttaattcaaacattaagaattgaaattattaattaaatgaggataatatagtaaatttatatattgaaaaatattaaaattaaaaacaaaatcaaataataggtcctacttttatggaacataactaccatgttatctttttttaattctaaaaataaaattaaaaattaaaaattaaaccaACGCATGTGCCAATGGgctaatctatatatataaagcaaaaaggagagaattgtgaaacattcaaaataccagaaaatgcccttggctaatgtaaatattaagaattgaaattattaattaaatgggAATAATATGTTAAATTCAcgctttttcatatttaaaaaattaaaattaaaaaaaatcagataatggatcctattttcatggaacacaactacccattatcttttttaattctaaaaaaaaatttaaaattttttaaaaaaacctctcATAGGCAGGGAAGCACGTGCAGAGAGgctaatctatatatataaagcaaaaggcagagaatggtgaaatattcaaaataccagaaaatacccttggttaatgcaaacattaagaattcaaattattaattaaatgaggatattacagtaaattcacattttttcatatttaaaaaaagaaaaagaaaaagaaaaagcagataatggatcctatttttagggaacacaactacccattatcttttttaattctaaaataaatttaaatttttttaaaaaaaagcctcttgcagGCGCGAAAGCGCGTGCAGGgaggctagtatatataaagcaaaaggcagagaattgtgaaacattcaaaataccagaaaatacccttagttaattcaaacattaagaatcaaaattattaattaaataaaaataatatggtaaattcacatttttcatatttaaaaaaattaaaaacaaaaacaaaatcagataatatgtaagaacccaaaacaaaatatcaaaaagaaagaaaatatctaaaaaggtaaggaaaatatcttttagcaaaatgaccaaattgccctcgcatattttaatgggggaaaatttaactttttaatcgggaaagaatttgggaattccgcctacgccattgcgtagagcgcggcgaaaggagttcgtagacacggaatagacccgaatcggagccgtaacgaagataTTATGGTTTAAAAaccgcgaggggcaaaatggtaatttggtcaaaaagtcagatttttatagcactctctctcctctcccccgtcagccctctctctctcctcctgtTCGAATTCGGCAGCGACCTTCGTGCCTTCAGACCGCTcccccggccaccacacttggGGCCGATCTCCGGGACCGGTCCCAAATGAACCACGACGCGACGGCGAACAACCCTCGACCCAGCGCCGCcgctgccgtggccggagtcGGCCGGAAAAAGCCATAGAAGCCGACGGTGCGACACGAACTTCCAGCCGCTcgatctcctccgtttctcaaccaaatcagtcgagtgaggtatcaggagcccgacagaattttaaaaggagacctccgagggatcgaagtagctcggaccatctgtgagtggaccttctttcataaatcagatttcatgaatgaattgatgtgcttttatatgaattgatgtgcttttatataaaatagattttataaatgattttatctacatgagttttataaatgagtttatttgagtaagtttcttcattcagtctttgagtaagttttaatacgattttgaatatgagcagtacagtaataatgctataagtcggtgctgcttatttaccagttacagaaacagagtttgagttttgaatcagttaagaccgcagcacgacttgagttttacagttattattcagatatttcttttttaaaaagacattattttaaaaccacctcgtacccgtttttctttatggtgattacccagagtcggaccgatgtctacggacatccagtctgattatagttcagtcagtgcacttgacttgcctcacgagtttcggggacgctcggaccgtgagtgccaggatttgcggctcggcagacttggtgtcccgagacctgccaggattgcggctcggctgactttatgtccccgagacctgccaggattgcggatcaggctgactacggtcccctgcatcctgccagagcgactcgagttgagtgacttggtgtcatcgaggaatctgccggcgggacaggctgatcatagtcccctgatttcgccagtttgcggctcgggtagtctgtgtgacgcccgagacctgccagggaattgacggaagtgacaggggtacatactggtggtattttcaaaggattctgagtttctttattaaatattgattttcagctactataaatcagtttttctgatttttcggacatagatccctttttatttgttcagttatgaaaggtctgagtacagagtttttatacgcgttgatttcagtacttttatgaaagttttgaattcagtggtttgtatgaaactttcaagcttgaacatgactgatatagaatgccttgaattgactatgcgtgatataaaaagtaagtattcagttttatttagctaaatttcttttacaatgggggatattatgtttatgagaatcgttttgaagaacattattttatggtccactcacatttttaacctgtttttcgcccccaggccgtagaagtacgcgggatccaccaccgggccaatcatagtttctgcgccaaggtaaagttttgcagaaaatCCTTGCACCCTTGAAAaccttagaaaatgctctgatatcatgttgaacataaggaattgaggttggaatctgtttgttgacttagtctggctgttggtagggtttctgagattggttgacaggtgaaaattttgggataaatcaaaaatacaggggaggttctgccgaattttcggcagaagtctaaggaaatttaaagagaaaattgaagtcagaagggtaaaaaggtcttttgtgcccgacattcgccaggtgtcggacacgcacaggacttgactcgaattccaaagtggaaattgggtcgggtcctgtcataatatgtcctacttttatggaacataactacccattttatcttttcttaattctaaaaataaaagaaaaaagaaaaccaattggcatATGCGTGAGTGTGTGCCAAGAGGCTAGTATATATTTATTCTAAAAATACATTAAACAATGTActccaaaaatgaaaaaggattGATCAAGACGCATGTACTAATTTTGTGGAAGAATTTACACAAGTTTCTCAAAATACACAGAAATCGAAGATGAatacaaatgaaaatattacagatacaaacaacaaaacagATAAGAACCCATTGGTCTCACATACAGATCACATTCCTGACATGCAAAACAACAATTATTCCAAACCAGTCACCGTACATCATTACCCTTCAAATTCAACCCAACTCCAATTGGAACAAACAATTTTGTCAACAAAAGCTTAATGCTGCAGCAGCAACCATAGCAACTGCAACGGAGACAATGCCATTAAATTTAGGGATCAGAGTAGGCACAGCAGCAGACTTCGTCAATTCAGCAACAGGACTGTCATCAGATGATGACGTCTTTTTAGGCTTCTCTTGCACCGGAGCCGGTGCCGGTGAAGGTGGGTGATGCTTGGGAGCAAAAACACCATAAGGCTGGAGCACACTGTCAAGTTGGTAAATAGCAATTTGACTATCAGAGTAGACAGTGCCTGAAATGGAGGTGTTGACAAGACCAGATGATATGTTGACTGCCCTGCCTGATGTGGTAATGTTTAGTGGGTACTCAAATCCATCTCCAGCTTGGGTCCTCACTGGGTTGCTGAGAGTTTGGAAGTTTTGGATTGTGAGAAAATCTGGGATCAGATGGAATTGTAAGAGCTGGACTTTTTGCTCATCACTCAAAGAGTTGAGTGAGCCTGTGCTGAGCTTTGAGAAGGCACTGTCAGTGGGGGCTAAAACGGTGAGTTGGCTATTTGAGTTGTTGAGTTGGCTGTAGAGCTGGTTGTCTACTTGGGTGCTTTTCAAAAGGCGGATTAAGACATTGAAGCCACCTGctttttcaaggattttggtGATGTTGGTTGGGCCTGCAGGTGCAGGGGCATCAGCTGGTGGTGCTGGAACTGCTGGCCCTGTAATTGCTGGAGCAGCTGGGGCAATTGGGGCAGCTGGGGCAATTGGGGTAGCTGGGGCGGCAGGAGCAGCCGGAGCAGCAGCAGGAGCTTGGGATATGATTTTGGTGCAATGGGAAAGGAAGATGAGTGTAAGTGTGAGTGAGAAAAGAGGCTGATTCTGAAGCTTCATCATCATGTTTTTGAGTGTGATGGGTTTTGGCTTCTTAATTTGCTTGAAAACAAGTAATGCCAATGCAGGAGTGGTGCGTGCACAAGgtgtttgatattttgtgCAAGTGTTTGATATGAGTTTTGGGGGGAATGGAGAGGGTTTTTATAAGTGGTGGGAGATGAGGGATTTAGGTGAGGAGGGTGATAATTATTTGATCAGATATACACCCTTCGCAGTTAGCATGTCTGTCTTTGTTGGGAAGGTGAGAGAGAGGAAATGTAAGAGTGAGATTGTGGTGTTATAGCTACTAGTTTGCTTTCATCTAATCATTTGGTGTCTAGGATTTGCCTAGTTAGCTAATCATTTGGGGTTCAGGATTTACCTCCACAAAAGCCTAACGCTTGTTTTGTTTCTAATTAAAACTTTCTTCTATTAACTTCCTACCCCGAAGAGTCCTAACCTTCGGGGTCCCGAAAATTATCTAATCATTTGGGGTCCCgacaattttcttctctttctcatatTATTCTGCTCTAGCTCCctcctcctctttcttttcttctcaatctctctctcagccTCTCTCTATTAAACAAATACGAGATGTGACTCGAGTTCTCCTAAGGTATACAATATTACAATTTGACTCAATCCACAAAAGCCTAACGCTTTTATCTAATCATGTAGGCTAATGCTGCAAGATCCTAAAATGCATTGTTGCATCAACATCTTGAAACACAGTTTGCTAATGTATGTATAAATTGTGATAACTAAGCACTCTTGGAATGTACTTAGCACTCTGTCTGTTGAGTTTGGATGGAATAATACTTAGCACTCTCTCTGTTTTGTGTAATTGGGGGCTCTAGGCCCACACAAACTAACTACGTGTTTTTAGCAGTCGGTGTACCAGTATTGCATGGGTTCCCAAAGGCAACGGTGTTTTTGTTGCTGCTCATGCTGATGGAAACTTGTATGCGTATGAGAAGGCAAGCCTTAACCTtcagcttttcttttctaaatgctattttcttcttgtctGGTTTTACTGTTTCTCTTGTTCTACTACATAAACTAAAAATCAGTGTAATGTTGTTTTTGGCTCAAATTTGGGTTATGTTTGTTATAGGTTGAGGATCAATTATTGTTTTGGAGATTGTTCGGGAGTCTTTGGCTCAAATTCTGCAATGTAGTTTCGGTTTCGGTACAATTAGTTTTTCCATAAAACTGTTGTTCTGTTTATGTTTTAAGTACATTTGTTTAGggatcatttcaattttagttatGTTCTTTTTCTGTATAAAAAATTTTCTATTCATTGATATCTACATTATTTTGTTATAGAATAGTAGTTGATTGtagtttctgtttgtttttttcatttactATGACTGTGTCACTTCACTAATATCTATATTATCCTGCGATAGTCTAGTAGTtgattgcaatttttttttttctttttgcagtttctgtttttgttgtatttttcttaGAGTTATAAATGATTGAAATTTATGTGTTCGTTTTACTTCATTGATATCTACATTGTTTTGCTTTAGAGTGGTTTATcgcagtttttgtttttacattgtttttctttattgcagttttgtgtttgtttcacTTCAATGGTACCTACATTACTTTGTTATAAAAGTAGTAGTTGATTGCAATTTCTGTGCAGTGCAATTTACGTTTGACGTACATTTGATAAGAGATCatttgagttttatttatctt comes from Prunus dulcis chromosome 6, ALMONDv2, whole genome shotgun sequence and encodes:
- the LOC117632336 gene encoding fasciclin-like arabinogalactan protein 12, with product MMMKLQNQPLFSLTLTLIFLSHCTKIISQAPAAAPAAPASPATPAAPVAPVAPIAPAAPSITGPAVPAPPADAPAPAGPTNITKILEKAGGFNVLIRLLKSTQVDNQLYKQLNNSNSQLTVLAPTDSAFSKLSTGSLNSLSDEQKVQLLQFHLIPDFLTIQNFQTLSNPVRTQAGDGFEYPLNITTSGKAVNISTGLVNTSISGTVYSDSQIAIYQLDSVLQPYGVFAPKHHPPSPAPAPVQEKPKKTSSSDDSPVTELTKSGAVPTLIPKFNGIVSIAVAMVAAAALSFC
- the LOC117631826 gene encoding fasciclin-like arabinogalactan protein 12; its protein translation is MMMKLQNQPLFSLTLTLIFLSHCTKIISQAPAAAPAAPAAPATPIAPAAPIAPAAPAITGPAVPAPPADAPAPAGPTNITKILEKAGGFNVLIRLLKSTQVDNQLYSQLNNSNSQLTVLAPTDSAFSKLSTGSLNSLSDEQKVQLLQFHLIPDFLTIQNFQTLSNPVRTQAGDGFEYPLNITTSGRAVNISSGLVNTSISGTVYSDSQIAIYQLDSVLQPYGVFAPKHHPPSPAPAPVQEKPKKTSSSDDSPVAELTKSAAVPTLIPKFNGIVSVAVAMVAAAALSFC